The proteins below are encoded in one region of Chaetodon trifascialis isolate fChaTrf1 chromosome 11, fChaTrf1.hap1, whole genome shotgun sequence:
- the LOC139338701 gene encoding uncharacterized protein, giving the protein MAAPCRTVVRTALKGMYLVPSRWLLTQSGQSPAVSKCLRLHAARCWPVHVCPAASLCSSRTELQSSTQPHRTAERRAGEAEEEEEEPEGPEYIPKRKAKNPMKKIGYAWMIGLPTGIITFLLAKRQVDKNRLKQLKIRQRMKQSNEGEYEGSRYRPAGVKLD; this is encoded by the exons ATGGCGGCACCCTGCAGGACAGTAGTTAGGACAGCACTGAAAG GCATGTACTTGGTTCCCAGCCGGTGGCTCCTCACGCAGAGCGGCCAAAGCCCGGCAGTGTCTAAGTGTTTGCGGCTGCATGCTGCGCGGTGTTGGCCGGTTCATGTCTGTCCTGCTGCCTCCCTGTGCAGCTCCAGGACGGAGCTACAGAGCAGCACCCAGCCACACCGCACAGCCGAGAGGAGGGCcggggaggcagaggaggaggaggaagaaccaGAGGGTCCTGAATACATACCCAAGAGAAAGGCGAAGAACCCCATGAAGAAGATTGGCTATGCCTG GATGATAGGCCTCCCCACTGGTATCATCACCTTCCTCTTGGCTAAGAGACAAGTGGACAAGAACcgactgaagcagctgaagattCGACAGAGGATGAAACAGTCAAATGAGGGAGAATATGAAGGAAGTCGCTACCGTCCTGCTGGTGTTAAACTGGACTGA
- the LOC139339016 gene encoding caspase-8-like: MSARDTMRRNKTAIHTSLCADYRLILNKVHENSLITGREYSNLKSINKEDVEGHVVELVDRIMNKGEDTCQAFLNLLHTDEDVKSTYPELKSIQLSNTGLSCKPVQETCLSLLSPECKKRKEDEQYQLNSQPVGLCVLINNENFLNGDVRNGTNKDAESLAEVFSWLGFRVLMCKDQTKDQMDRTLKFFASLSDLSQLQEFGVKEWSGSGFADLCKAPKHGDAFICCILSHGEKSVVLGTDRKPLSIKQITRTFKATDQSALTGKPKVFLIQACQGDERQRGVFFKDLQADDSHSLFIPEEADVLVATATVEDHVSFRHRIDGSWFIQSVCQQLKEGCPRGDDMTTILHRVNDEVSQKEASSQPGAVKQMPEVRFTLRKRLVLSPYCH, encoded by the exons ATGTCAGCCAGAGACACCATGAGACGTAATAAAACAGCCATTCACACGAGCTTGTGTGCAGACTACCGGCTGATCCTCAACAAAGTTCACGAGAACAGTCTGATCACTGGGCGCGAGTACAGCAACCTGAAAAGCATCAACAAAGAAGACGTGGAGGGTCACGTGGTTGAGCTCGTAGATAGGATCATGAATAAAGGAGAAGACACCTGCCAAGCCTTCCTGAACCTCCTGCACACTGATGAGGACGTGAAGTCCACCTACCCTGAGCTCAAGAGCATACAGCTGAGCAACACGGGCCTTTCATGTAAACCTGTCCAAGAAACCTGTCTAA GTCTTCTGTCCCCAGAGTGCAAGAAGCGGAAGGAG GATGAGCAGTACCAGTTGAACAGCCAGCCCGTCGGCCTCTGTGTCCTCATAAACAACGAGAATTTCCTGAATGGCGACGTGAGGAATGGGACCAACAAAGATGCTG AAAGTTTGGCAGAGGTGTTCAGTTGGCTGGGGTTCAGGGTGCTGATGTGTAAAGATCAAACCAAGGACCAGATGGATCGGACACTGAAGTTCTTTGCCTCTCTGAGTGACCTCTCTCAGCTGCAGGAGTTCGGTGTTAAGGAGTGGTCCGGCAGTGGATTCGCTGATCTTTGCAAGGCTCCTAAACATGGTGATGCCTTCATCTGCTGTATCCTGAGTCATGGAGAGAAGAGTGTGGTCTTGGGGACTGATAGGAAGCCCCTCTCCATTAAACAAATAACTAGAACCTTCAAGGCAACTGACCAGTCAGCCCTCACCGGCAAGCCCAAAGTGTTCCTGATCCAGGCCTGCCAGGGAGATGAGAGACAGCGCGGAGTGTTCTTCAAAGACCTGCAGGCTGATGATTCTCATTCACTATTCATCCCTGAGGAAGCCGATGTTCTTGTTGCCACTGCCACTGTTGAAGACCACGTTTCATTTCGACACAGAATAGATGGGAGCTGGTTCATCCAatctgtgtgtcagcagctaAAGGAGGGCTGTCCGAG GGGTGACGACATGACCACCATCCTTCACCGAGTGAATGATGAAGTTAGCCAGAAAGAGGCGTCCAGTCAACCTGGTGCAGTAAAGCAGATGCCTGAAGTTAGGTTCACCCTGAGGAAGAGACTTGTGTTGTCACCATACTGCCACTGA
- the casp8 gene encoding caspase-8 isoform X2: MDRRTLSHIDEELDSSEVAALCFLCRDVVNRKRLEGVKDAKGLFVRLEERGLLENCAFLSQLLHTIRREDLLSLLETDSRRLEETDANPILSDYSVMLYQIYEDMTKENLDKMKFLLSGSLGRRQIETCNTALDVFAEMEKNGQLSINRLDKLHTALLQLDQQLASTVHRYMQGLTEHRDTSVTPHVSMDHQRVSIPSQPEQAALAIPETQPSAAGQNVYADSEPHSKLISVPDQGDYYDMIHNPHGLCVVINNEEFTGTELKNRAGTQQDEDALRSVFTQLGFVVTVKKNLTAEAMRHELKTLGLRDFSNDDALVVCVLSHGEKGCVFGTDEQGVSLRELTQPFTSERARTLARKPKLFFIQACQGSGYQRGSVPCPPRQEEEDRESRLEEDAGRVYGETVPSDADFLLGMATVPECKSFRNTSTGSIYIQQLCTQLMRSAHSSEMDDILTILTRVNREVSKGNYLNYKQMPEPKYTLTKKLVLKCLGADRDRVQP, from the exons ATGGACAGGCGGACGCTGTCCCACATAGATGAGGAGCTGGACTCCTCTGAGGTGGCcgctctctgcttcctctgccgCGATGTTGTCAACAGGAAACGCCTGGAGGGG GTCAAGGATGCAAAAGGCCTGTTCGTAAGACTAGAAGAAAGGGGACTGCTGGAGAACTGTGCCTTCCTTTCTCAGCTGCTCCACACTATCCGTCGAGAAGATCTCCTCAGCCtcctggagacagacagcaggagactAGAAGAGACAGATGCAAATCCCATCCTGTCAGATTACAG TGTAATGCTCTACCAAATATATGAGGACATGACAAAGGAAAATCTGGACAAGATGAAGTTTCTGTTGAGCGGCAGCCTGGGCAGAAGGCAAATTGAGACATGCAAC ACGGCCCTGGATGTGTTTGCTGAAATGGAAAAGAATGGCCAACTGTCGATCAACCGTCTTGATAAGCTGCATACggcactgctgcagctggatcAACAGCTGGCGTCGACTGTACACCGCTACATGCAAG GGCTTACAGAGCACCGTGACACCAGTGTAACTCCTCATGTCAGCATGGATCAccag AGGGTCAGCATCCCCTCTCAGCCTGAACAAGCTGCTCTGGCCATACCTGAGACTCAGCCCAGCG CTGCAGGACAGAATGTTTACGCTGATTCAGAACCACACAGCAAGTTGATCTCTGTTCCTGATCAG GGAGACTACTACGACATGATTCACAACCCTCATGGTTTGTGCGTGGTCATCAACAACGAGGAATTCACAGGAACAGAGCTGAAGAACAGAGCAGGGACTCAGCAGGATGAGG ACGCTCTGCGCTCAGTGTTCACCCAGCTCGGCTTTGTTGTGACGGTGAAGAAAAACTTGACTGCAGAAGCCATGCGACATGAGCTAAAAACACTGGGCTTAAGGGACTTTTCGAATGATGATGCCTTG GTGGTATGCGTGCTTTCCCATGGAGAGAAAGGATGTGTCTTTGGGACTGATGAGCAGGGGGTGTCCTTGCGGGAGCTGACACAGCCCTTCACGAGTGAGCGAGCTCGCACCTTGGCGAGGAAGCCCAAACTGTTCTTCATCCAAGCATGCCAGGGAAGCGGCTACCAGAGAGGATCTGTGCCGTGTCCCccgagacaggaggaggaggacagagagagccGCCTGGAGGAAGACGCGGGTCGTGTGTACGGCGAGACGGTGCCTTCGGACGCTGACTTCCTGCTGGGCATGGCCACAGTGCCGGAGTGCAAGTCGTTTCGAAACACTTCCACGGGCTCCATCTACATCCAGCAGCTGTGCACGCAGCTGATGAGATCAGCACACAG TTCGGAGATGGATGACATACTCACTATCCTGACACGTGTGAACAGGGAGGTCAGCAAAGGAAATTATCTAAACTACAAACAAATGCCAGAGCCGAAGTACACCCTCACCAAGAAGCTCGTCCTCAAATGCCTGGGAGCGGACAGAGACCGAGTGCAGCCCTGA
- the catip gene encoding ciliogenesis-associated TTC17-interacting protein isoform X2: protein MCVFPDSLVTVSEGGRDLGKFSVTVEFGRRGPQPCVLLHAQSQGAIDEAPCGTTVTAYLTTDLEVLEEDYHEYVKLEGHSLDKRCHMVQRDGQLVIDKVTTVGEDVTKESVSYPMSVLRGLLTEGSNLLLMRLMALRRKVPEHMAFISFDQGLHIIHTTFSELGLKQLEVGGQMVEVFGVERIVHSVEDGPTAWQCYFLADGHLASRVQTGSPVTMRLLQLPSQLEKGFEKIPLVWEEDMQMRSRFLDRKEELKAGHASYLRQHPEIRALVSDFLQFLLLRKPDDVFQFAREYFLHFDPCSPPEPSLKAPLL from the exons atgtgtgtgtttccagactCTCTGGTGACAGTGTCGGAGGGCGGCCGAGACCTGGGCAAGTTCAGTGTGACGGTGGAGTTTGGCCGCAGGGGCCCGCAgccctgtgtgctgctgcatgctCAGAGCCAGGGAGCCATCGATGAGGCCCCCTGTGGGACGACAGTGACAG CCTACCTGACCACAGACctggaggtgctggaggaaGATTACCACGAGTATGTCAAG CTTGAGGGCCACAGTCTGGATAAGAGGTGTCACATGGTGCAGCGTGATGGGCAGCTGGTGATCGATAAAGTTACCACTGTGGGAGAG gatgtgACAAAGGAGAGTGTTTCTTATCCCATGTCTGTCCTAAGAGGGCTCCTAACCGAGGGTTCCAACCTGCTGCTGATGCGCCTGATGGCTTTGAGGAGGAAGGTGCCAGAACACATGGCCTTCATCTCCTTCGACCAGGGATTACACATCATCCACACCACGTTT agCGAGTTGGGTCTGAAGCAGCTGGAGGTTGGGGGTCAGATGGTGGAGGTATTTGGGGTGGAGAGGATTGTTCACTCTGTGGAGGACGGCCCCACTGCCTGGCAGTGCTACTTCCTGGCCGATGG GCACTTGGCCAGCAGAGTGCAGACAGGGTCACCGGTCACCATGAGACTTCTGCAGCTGCCATCTCAGCTAGAAAAAG gttttGAGAAGATCCCCCTGGTTTGGGAGGAAGACATGCAGATGCGCTCCAGGTTCTTGGACAGAAAG GAAGAGCTGAAGGCGGGCCATGCGTCCTACCTGAGACAGCATCCAGAGATCCGTGCCCTCGTCTCTGACTTCTTGCAGTTCTTGTTACTAAGGAAACCAGATGATGTCTTCCAGTTCGCCAGAGAGTACTTCCTCCATTTTGACCCCTGCAGTCCCCCAGAACCAAGCCTGAAAGCTCCCTTACTCTGA
- the catip gene encoding ciliogenesis-associated TTC17-interacting protein isoform X1: MMESPLENDPPADALAETEGPDRGEEVKASEEAITFVSTIEPAELQMCVFPDSLVTVSEGGRDLGKFSVTVEFGRRGPQPCVLLHAQSQGAIDEAPCGTTVTAYLTTDLEVLEEDYHEYVKLEGHSLDKRCHMVQRDGQLVIDKVTTVGEDVTKESVSYPMSVLRGLLTEGSNLLLMRLMALRRKVPEHMAFISFDQGLHIIHTTFSELGLKQLEVGGQMVEVFGVERIVHSVEDGPTAWQCYFLADGHLASRVQTGSPVTMRLLQLPSQLEKGFEKIPLVWEEDMQMRSRFLDRKEELKAGHASYLRQHPEIRALVSDFLQFLLLRKPDDVFQFAREYFLHFDPCSPPEPSLKAPLL, from the exons ATGATGGAGTCCCCGCTGGAAAACGACCCTCCAGCCGATGCTCTAGCGGAGACTGAAGGACCTGACCGcggagaggaggtgaaagcCTCTGAAGAAGCTATCACATTCGTGTCCACCATTG AGCCTGCGgagctgcagatgtgtgtgtttccagactCTCTGGTGACAGTGTCGGAGGGCGGCCGAGACCTGGGCAAGTTCAGTGTGACGGTGGAGTTTGGCCGCAGGGGCCCGCAgccctgtgtgctgctgcatgctCAGAGCCAGGGAGCCATCGATGAGGCCCCCTGTGGGACGACAGTGACAG CCTACCTGACCACAGACctggaggtgctggaggaaGATTACCACGAGTATGTCAAG CTTGAGGGCCACAGTCTGGATAAGAGGTGTCACATGGTGCAGCGTGATGGGCAGCTGGTGATCGATAAAGTTACCACTGTGGGAGAG gatgtgACAAAGGAGAGTGTTTCTTATCCCATGTCTGTCCTAAGAGGGCTCCTAACCGAGGGTTCCAACCTGCTGCTGATGCGCCTGATGGCTTTGAGGAGGAAGGTGCCAGAACACATGGCCTTCATCTCCTTCGACCAGGGATTACACATCATCCACACCACGTTT agCGAGTTGGGTCTGAAGCAGCTGGAGGTTGGGGGTCAGATGGTGGAGGTATTTGGGGTGGAGAGGATTGTTCACTCTGTGGAGGACGGCCCCACTGCCTGGCAGTGCTACTTCCTGGCCGATGG GCACTTGGCCAGCAGAGTGCAGACAGGGTCACCGGTCACCATGAGACTTCTGCAGCTGCCATCTCAGCTAGAAAAAG gttttGAGAAGATCCCCCTGGTTTGGGAGGAAGACATGCAGATGCGCTCCAGGTTCTTGGACAGAAAG GAAGAGCTGAAGGCGGGCCATGCGTCCTACCTGAGACAGCATCCAGAGATCCGTGCCCTCGTCTCTGACTTCTTGCAGTTCTTGTTACTAAGGAAACCAGATGATGTCTTCCAGTTCGCCAGAGAGTACTTCCTCCATTTTGACCCCTGCAGTCCCCCAGAACCAAGCCTGAAAGCTCCCTTACTCTGA
- the LOC139338700 gene encoding protein lifeguard 3-like, whose product MSRSDYPPRYEDSRGPLYAPQGGNYPPPPAYGFPGFGGPQPGQPAAPYPTGPNDPLFPGQPGSYPPSSYPGQPHPAGPPGAGYPSPPPMPPIIPPTIPSDVLSSGDEFAASGSGWDSMSIRHAFIRKVYLILASQLLVTTAIVAVFTFVEPVRYFVQRNTAIYWASYAVYIVTHLVLVCCKGPRRKFPWNVILLFTFTLALSYMTGSISSYYDTKAVFLALGITAVVCIVVTVFCFQTKVDFTKCQGLFCVLGIVVFVTGIITTIVLSFKYIYWLHMLYAAMGAIVFTMFLAYHTQLLIGNRKHSIGPEEYVFAALSIYVDIIQIFLFLLQIIGASK is encoded by the exons ATGTCAAGGTCAGACTACCCTCCAAGGTATGAAGACTCCCGGGGCCCGCTGTATGCACCCCAGGGCGGGAATTACCCACCACCCCCTGCATATGGCTTCCCTGGCTTCGGTGGTCCTCAGCCAGGCCAGCCTGCTGCTCCGTACCCCACCGGTCCAAACGACCCTctgttcccaggccagccagGAAGCTATCCTCCCAGCTCGTACCCGGGACAGCCTCACCCTGCTGGACCACCAGGAGCTGGCTACCCCAGTCCCCCTCCCATGCCCCCTATAATTCCACCCACCATACCGTCAGATGTCCTGAGCTCTG GCGATGAGTTTGCGGCGAGCGGCAGCGGTTGGGACAGTATGAGCATTCGCCATGCCTTCATCAGAAAG GTGTACCTGATTTTGGCATCTCAGCTGCTTGTCACCACAGCCATTGTGGCTGTATTCACCTTTGT CGAACCTGTCAGATATTTCGTACAGAGGAACACAGCTATCTACTGGGCATCATA CGCTGTGTACATCGTCACCCACCTTGTGCTGGTCTGCTGTAAGGGCCCGCG GAGGAAGTTCCCATGGAACGTCATCCTGCTGTTCACCTTT aCCCTGGCTTTGTCCTACATGACTGGATCCATTTCCAG CTACTATGACACCAAAGCAGTGTTTCTCGCCCTGGGTATCACTGCCGTCGTCTGCATCGTTGTCACCGTCTTCTGCTTCCAGACAAag GTGGATTTCACCAAGTGCCAGGGCCTCTTCTGTGTCCTTGGGATCGTAGTATTTGTGACTGGCATCATTACAACCATCGTGCTGTCCTTCAAATAT ATTTACTGGCTTCACATGCTTTACGCAGCGATGGGAGCCATAGTCTTCACGATG TTCTTAGCGTACCACACGCAGCTTCTGAtaggaaacaggaagcactcCATCGGCCCAGAGGAGTACGTGTTCGCCGCGCTCTCCATCTACGTCGACATCATCCAGATCTTCCTTTTCCTGCTGCAAATTATCGGTGCTTCCAAATAA
- the casp8 gene encoding caspase-8 isoform X1 has product MDRRTLSHIDEELDSSEVAALCFLCRDVVNRKRLEGVKDAKGLFVRLEERGLLENCAFLSQLLHTIRREDLLSLLETDSRRLEETDANPILSDYSVMLYQIYEDMTKENLDKMKFLLSGSLGRRQIETCNTALDVFAEMEKNGQLSINRLDKLHTALLQLDQQLASTVHRYMQGLTEHRDTSVTPHVSMDHQRVSIPSQPEQAALAIPETQPSAAGQNVYADSEPHSKLISVPDQAGSACAPQGDYYDMIHNPHGLCVVINNEEFTGTELKNRAGTQQDEDALRSVFTQLGFVVTVKKNLTAEAMRHELKTLGLRDFSNDDALVVCVLSHGEKGCVFGTDEQGVSLRELTQPFTSERARTLARKPKLFFIQACQGSGYQRGSVPCPPRQEEEDRESRLEEDAGRVYGETVPSDADFLLGMATVPECKSFRNTSTGSIYIQQLCTQLMRSAHSSEMDDILTILTRVNREVSKGNYLNYKQMPEPKYTLTKKLVLKCLGADRDRVQP; this is encoded by the exons ATGGACAGGCGGACGCTGTCCCACATAGATGAGGAGCTGGACTCCTCTGAGGTGGCcgctctctgcttcctctgccgCGATGTTGTCAACAGGAAACGCCTGGAGGGG GTCAAGGATGCAAAAGGCCTGTTCGTAAGACTAGAAGAAAGGGGACTGCTGGAGAACTGTGCCTTCCTTTCTCAGCTGCTCCACACTATCCGTCGAGAAGATCTCCTCAGCCtcctggagacagacagcaggagactAGAAGAGACAGATGCAAATCCCATCCTGTCAGATTACAG TGTAATGCTCTACCAAATATATGAGGACATGACAAAGGAAAATCTGGACAAGATGAAGTTTCTGTTGAGCGGCAGCCTGGGCAGAAGGCAAATTGAGACATGCAAC ACGGCCCTGGATGTGTTTGCTGAAATGGAAAAGAATGGCCAACTGTCGATCAACCGTCTTGATAAGCTGCATACggcactgctgcagctggatcAACAGCTGGCGTCGACTGTACACCGCTACATGCAAG GGCTTACAGAGCACCGTGACACCAGTGTAACTCCTCATGTCAGCATGGATCAccag AGGGTCAGCATCCCCTCTCAGCCTGAACAAGCTGCTCTGGCCATACCTGAGACTCAGCCCAGCG CTGCAGGACAGAATGTTTACGCTGATTCAGAACCACACAGCAAGTTGATCTCTGTTCCTGATCAG GCAGGGTCTGCTTGTGCCCCTCAGGGAGACTACTACGACATGATTCACAACCCTCATGGTTTGTGCGTGGTCATCAACAACGAGGAATTCACAGGAACAGAGCTGAAGAACAGAGCAGGGACTCAGCAGGATGAGG ACGCTCTGCGCTCAGTGTTCACCCAGCTCGGCTTTGTTGTGACGGTGAAGAAAAACTTGACTGCAGAAGCCATGCGACATGAGCTAAAAACACTGGGCTTAAGGGACTTTTCGAATGATGATGCCTTG GTGGTATGCGTGCTTTCCCATGGAGAGAAAGGATGTGTCTTTGGGACTGATGAGCAGGGGGTGTCCTTGCGGGAGCTGACACAGCCCTTCACGAGTGAGCGAGCTCGCACCTTGGCGAGGAAGCCCAAACTGTTCTTCATCCAAGCATGCCAGGGAAGCGGCTACCAGAGAGGATCTGTGCCGTGTCCCccgagacaggaggaggaggacagagagagccGCCTGGAGGAAGACGCGGGTCGTGTGTACGGCGAGACGGTGCCTTCGGACGCTGACTTCCTGCTGGGCATGGCCACAGTGCCGGAGTGCAAGTCGTTTCGAAACACTTCCACGGGCTCCATCTACATCCAGCAGCTGTGCACGCAGCTGATGAGATCAGCACACAG TTCGGAGATGGATGACATACTCACTATCCTGACACGTGTGAACAGGGAGGTCAGCAAAGGAAATTATCTAAACTACAAACAAATGCCAGAGCCGAAGTACACCCTCACCAAGAAGCTCGTCCTCAAATGCCTGGGAGCGGACAGAGACCGAGTGCAGCCCTGA